In Curtobacterium sp. TC1, the following proteins share a genomic window:
- the rnpA gene encoding ribonuclease P protein component: MLASANRIVRGDDYRNVVRRGRKSATAHVVVSVVRRSADPTGPSRFGFIVAKTVGNAVTRNLIRRRLKAIAHGILADSPVGYDVVVRALPAASQAGWPTLLEDVVRSYARGVEKAA, encoded by the coding sequence GTGTTGGCCAGCGCCAACCGCATCGTCCGCGGGGACGACTACCGGAACGTCGTGCGTCGTGGTCGCAAGAGCGCCACGGCGCACGTCGTCGTGTCCGTGGTCCGTCGTTCGGCGGACCCCACCGGACCGTCACGGTTCGGGTTCATCGTCGCGAAGACGGTGGGCAACGCCGTGACCCGGAACCTGATCAGGCGGCGGCTCAAGGCGATCGCGCACGGCATCCTCGCCGACTCCCCCGTGGGGTACGACGTGGTGGTCCGAGCACTGCCAGCCGCATCGCAGGCCGGATGGCCTACCCTGCTCGAAGACGTCGTGCG
- the rpmH gene encoding 50S ribosomal protein L34, translating into MSKRTFQPNNRRRAKKHGFRLRMRTRAGRAILSARRAKGRTELSA; encoded by the coding sequence ATGAGCAAGCGCACCTTCCAGCCGAACAACCGTCGCCGCGCCAAGAAGCACGGCTTCCGCCTCCGCATGCGGACGCGTGCCGGCCGCGCCATCCTGTCGGCGCGTCGCGCCAAGGGCCGCACCGAGCTCTCGGCCTGA